A window of Cohnella herbarum contains these coding sequences:
- a CDS encoding glycoside hydrolase family 3 N-terminal domain-containing protein: MSDPTKQTHRDSKKNPSLNELIRQMTLDEKIAQLVQLAVPFYEGAEGDGLITGPMASLGITEETVHNSGSVLGMAGAAETINVQRTHLENNRLGIPLLMMADIVHGFKTIFPVPLAIGCSWDPELAEKSAEIAAKEASVSGVHVTYAPMVDLVRDPRWGRVVESTGEDPYLNSVFARAFVRGFQGTDLANDTDRVAACVKHFAAYGAAEAGRDYNTVDLSERQMHEFYLPAYKAALDEGCEMVMTAFNTVDGVPATGNSKLMRKLLREEWGFDGILISDWGAVKELIAHGIAADEKEAALKAIKAGVDIEMMTSCYVKNLSELIENKEVNESLIDEAVMRILTLKQKLGLFENPYRAADPEREREIVFCDEHRTSARELAVKSCVLLKNEGVLPLNGNSDRKIALIGPFARSGDVLGPWSWTGSKEDAIKLDDGMRKKLSGSSELLVADGCGIETTTMEQWQEALASAQSADTIVLALGEHSDMSGEAGCRADIRLPEVQLELIRKIKSLGKPVVVVLFNGRPLDLHGVYDEADAILEAWYPGSEAGDAVADLLFGDANPSGRLTMSFPYSVGQVPVYYNAYNTGRPQGAPDAQVRYVSQYLDIPNEPFLPFGFGLSYSSFEYEGAKLSSDVITMEESIKVSVTITNKGNLAGEETVQLYVRDITGEVVRPVKELKDFRKVALQPGESREIEFTLDEKQLRYYHSDLSHDSDAGAFVAFVGPNSKTNAELPFKLVK; the protein is encoded by the coding sequence ATGTCCGATCCAACGAAGCAAACCCATCGCGATTCGAAAAAGAATCCGTCTTTAAATGAATTAATCCGGCAAATGACGCTCGACGAGAAGATCGCGCAGCTCGTTCAATTGGCCGTTCCTTTCTACGAGGGAGCGGAAGGCGACGGTCTGATTACGGGGCCGATGGCTTCTCTGGGCATTACGGAAGAAACCGTGCACAACTCCGGTTCCGTATTAGGCATGGCAGGAGCCGCTGAAACGATTAACGTCCAACGGACGCATCTGGAGAACAATCGGCTGGGTATTCCGTTGCTGATGATGGCGGATATCGTTCACGGATTTAAAACGATATTTCCCGTTCCGCTGGCGATCGGCTGCTCATGGGACCCGGAGTTAGCGGAGAAAAGCGCCGAGATTGCCGCGAAAGAAGCTTCCGTATCGGGCGTTCACGTGACTTACGCTCCGATGGTGGACCTCGTTCGGGATCCTCGGTGGGGCAGGGTCGTTGAATCGACCGGCGAGGACCCCTACCTGAATTCGGTATTCGCGCGTGCATTCGTTCGCGGTTTCCAAGGAACGGATTTGGCTAACGACACCGACAGGGTTGCCGCCTGCGTGAAGCACTTCGCGGCATATGGAGCTGCCGAAGCCGGTCGAGACTATAACACGGTCGATTTGTCGGAAAGGCAGATGCACGAGTTTTATTTGCCCGCATACAAAGCGGCGTTGGACGAAGGCTGCGAGATGGTCATGACTGCATTCAACACGGTGGACGGGGTACCGGCGACCGGAAACTCGAAGCTGATGAGGAAGCTGCTTCGCGAGGAGTGGGGATTCGACGGGATTCTCATCTCCGACTGGGGTGCGGTAAAAGAACTTATCGCGCACGGAATCGCCGCGGACGAGAAGGAAGCGGCGCTTAAGGCAATTAAAGCCGGTGTGGATATCGAGATGATGACCTCTTGTTACGTCAAGAACTTATCCGAGCTCATCGAGAATAAAGAAGTAAACGAATCTCTGATCGACGAAGCAGTCATGCGGATCCTGACTTTGAAACAGAAGCTTGGATTGTTCGAAAACCCGTACAGGGCAGCCGACCCGGAACGAGAGCGCGAAATCGTGTTCTGCGACGAGCATCGGACTTCCGCGCGGGAATTGGCGGTTAAATCTTGCGTGTTGCTGAAGAACGAAGGAGTGCTGCCTCTCAACGGAAATTCGGATCGGAAGATCGCTTTGATCGGTCCGTTCGCGAGAAGCGGCGACGTGCTCGGTCCCTGGTCTTGGACGGGGTCGAAGGAAGACGCGATAAAGCTAGACGACGGGATGAGGAAAAAGTTGTCCGGATCGTCCGAGCTATTGGTTGCGGACGGATGCGGAATCGAAACGACCACGATGGAGCAATGGCAAGAAGCGCTCGCGTCGGCTCAATCTGCCGATACGATCGTCTTGGCCCTGGGCGAGCATTCCGATATGAGCGGCGAAGCGGGCTGCAGAGCGGACATTCGGTTGCCGGAAGTTCAGCTGGAGCTGATTCGCAAGATCAAGTCGCTAGGCAAACCGGTCGTCGTCGTGCTGTTCAACGGACGTCCGCTTGATCTGCACGGCGTATACGACGAAGCGGACGCCATTCTGGAAGCTTGGTATCCCGGCTCCGAGGCGGGTGACGCGGTTGCGGACTTGTTGTTCGGAGACGCTAATCCTTCCGGACGGTTGACGATGTCGTTCCCTTACAGCGTAGGCCAAGTGCCGGTTTATTATAACGCATATAACACGGGTCGCCCTCAAGGGGCACCGGACGCGCAAGTTCGTTACGTCTCGCAATATCTAGACATTCCGAACGAGCCGTTCCTCCCGTTCGGTTTCGGATTGAGCTACTCCAGCTTCGAATACGAAGGGGCAAAGCTTTCCTCGGATGTCATTACGATGGAGGAGTCGATTAAAGTATCGGTGACGATAACGAATAAAGGCAATCTTGCTGGAGAAGAAACCGTACAGCTTTACGTACGGGACATCACGGGCGAAGTCGTGCGGCCCGTCAAGGAATTGAAAGATTTCCGCAAGGTCGCGCTTCAACCGGGAGAAAGCCGCGAGATCGAATTTACTCTCGACGAGAAGCAGTTGCGTTATTATCATTCGGACCTTTCGCATGACAGCGACGCGGGCGCATTCGTAGCTTTCGTTGGTCCGAACAGCAAGACGAACGCCGAGCTTCCTTTTAAGCTAGTGAAGTAA
- a CDS encoding LacI family DNA-binding transcriptional regulator, translated as MVSIKDIAKKAGVSISTVSYALNGSEKVTKETAARILGIAEELNYVPHAAARLLKTRQSNLIGIFLTDFNGSFYGDLLQGVKDYLSRNGYDLLVCSGTRSRRLIPERMIDGAIVLDETFSDEEIIQYANKGHKIVVLDRELHHPNLNQVLLDNKAGAALAMEYLIGLGHDKIYAVTGPIGSYDANQRLRAVKQIVERNPQLEFIEIQGDFGKASGEAAARRIEAEYSRPAAVFCLNDEMAFGAYRYLRNHSSLVIGEQIHLIGFDNIELAQFSQPRLSTIDYSMRKWGALASEQLLKILSGETVDHERIYVTLVQGESVKPITPLSD; from the coding sequence ATGGTTAGCATCAAAGATATCGCGAAGAAAGCAGGCGTTTCCATATCCACCGTTTCGTACGCGCTTAACGGAAGCGAAAAGGTAACGAAGGAAACCGCTGCGAGAATACTCGGTATTGCCGAGGAGTTGAATTACGTCCCTCATGCGGCAGCCAGGCTGCTTAAGACAAGGCAATCCAACTTGATCGGGATATTTCTGACGGATTTCAACGGCAGTTTCTATGGAGATTTATTGCAAGGGGTTAAAGATTATTTAAGCCGGAACGGTTACGATCTGCTCGTATGCAGCGGTACAAGGTCGCGTAGGCTTATACCCGAACGAATGATCGACGGCGCGATCGTTCTCGACGAAACGTTTTCCGACGAGGAGATCATTCAGTACGCGAATAAGGGACATAAGATCGTCGTGCTTGACCGGGAACTACACCATCCGAACCTCAATCAAGTATTATTGGACAATAAAGCAGGCGCCGCATTGGCGATGGAATATTTGATCGGGCTAGGACACGACAAAATCTACGCGGTAACGGGACCCATCGGCTCTTACGACGCCAATCAGCGTCTTCGCGCGGTCAAGCAAATCGTAGAACGCAATCCTCAACTGGAATTCATCGAAATTCAGGGCGATTTCGGCAAAGCCTCGGGCGAAGCGGCGGCACGACGAATCGAAGCGGAATACAGCCGCCCCGCAGCCGTCTTCTGTCTCAACGACGAAATGGCCTTTGGCGCATATCGCTACTTACGAAACCATTCTTCGCTTGTTATCGGAGAACAAATTCATCTGATCGGGTTCGACAATATCGAGCTTGCCCAGTTCTCGCAACCGAGATTGTCGACGATCGATTATTCCATGCGCAAGTGGGGAGCGCTCGCTTCCGAACAGCTCCTTAAGATCCTCTCCGGCGAAACCGTCGATCACGAGCGGATATACGTGACCCTCGTTCAAGGAGAGTCGGTAAAGCCGATAACTCCATTATCGGACTAG
- a CDS encoding Crp/Fnr family transcriptional regulator has protein sequence MEFDIQQSRASLLKAFPYLSAVSDAEWLAAQPFAVSFPAKARLFNKDDASRYGMFLLSGTARITLIEDNGNESVLNLLNSGEVCSLLVLSGLSDREYPGSLIAETDVEAIFLSKSSFLRWIQQYESIRNAIFGGLLDGTLRMSELLRGRQTMPLEARLAKAILRASSEEEPRLAVTHKELAAESGSVREVVSRTLLRFQRKGWIVTGRGWVEVTRRSDLEALLGD, from the coding sequence ATGGAGTTCGACATACAACAATCGCGCGCGAGTTTACTGAAAGCATTCCCTTACCTAAGTGCCGTATCCGACGCGGAATGGTTGGCCGCGCAGCCGTTCGCCGTTTCTTTCCCTGCCAAAGCTCGTCTATTCAATAAAGACGACGCCTCTCGTTACGGCATGTTCTTATTAAGCGGAACGGCCCGGATTACGTTGATCGAAGATAACGGGAACGAATCCGTACTCAACCTGCTGAACTCGGGAGAAGTGTGCTCTCTGTTGGTACTAAGCGGACTGAGCGACCGCGAGTATCCCGGTTCGTTGATCGCCGAGACGGATGTCGAAGCGATCTTCCTGTCCAAGAGCAGCTTTCTGCGTTGGATTCAGCAGTACGAGTCCATTCGCAACGCCATATTCGGCGGTTTGTTGGACGGGACTTTGCGCATGAGCGAGCTGTTGCGGGGGAGACAGACGATGCCCTTGGAGGCGCGGCTCGCGAAAGCCATATTGCGCGCGTCTTCCGAAGAGGAGCCTCGGCTTGCAGTGACGCACAAGGAGCTAGCCGCCGAGAGCGGTTCCGTTCGCGAAGTCGTTTCGCGTACCCTTCTACGATTTCAGAGAAAAGGTTGGATCGTGACCGGTAGAGGTTGGGTGGAAGTGACTCGCAGAAGCGATCTTGAAGCTTTGCTTGGTGACTAG
- a CDS encoding peroxiredoxin-like family protein, with product MTQKLLPGDSAPLFRATDSLGNPVSLDPYKGRKLLIAFFRFSACGLCNLRVHRFSERYPEWQRHGLAVIAIFESPVENVIAHVGQQNAPFPIIADPRGEIYDRYGVEISEAKAQATLSDPRTKTVIAEIEAAGFKLTHEEGSNFNRMPAEFLIDESGIVRVAHYNQLITDDMPFESIDRFVANQR from the coding sequence ATGACCCAAAAGCTGTTACCCGGGGACTCCGCTCCCTTGTTCCGCGCCACCGATTCGCTTGGCAATCCCGTTTCTCTTGATCCCTACAAAGGCCGCAAGCTGTTGATCGCTTTTTTCCGGTTTTCCGCATGCGGGTTGTGTAATCTCCGAGTTCATCGCTTTAGCGAACGTTACCCCGAATGGCAACGTCACGGATTAGCCGTGATAGCGATCTTTGAATCCCCTGTAGAAAATGTTATCGCTCACGTCGGTCAACAAAATGCCCCATTCCCGATCATTGCAGATCCGCGAGGCGAAATCTATGATCGGTATGGCGTGGAAATCTCCGAAGCGAAAGCACAAGCCACGTTATCCGATCCGCGCACGAAAACCGTCATCGCCGAAATCGAAGCCGCCGGATTTAAACTGACGCATGAGGAAGGTTCTAATTTCAATCGCATGCCGGCAGAATTTCTAATCGACGAATCCGGAATCGTAAGGGTTGCCCACTATAATCAGTTAATAACGGACGATATGCCGTTCGAGTCGATCGATCGTTTCGTAGCGAACCAGCGATAA
- a CDS encoding ATP-binding cassette domain-containing protein, whose amino-acid sequence MKLAIETNGLRKKFGKQIVLDGIDLRVPAGTIYALLGPNGAGKTTLINILSTLSTPDEGSVRVLGYDVVSEKNGVKKSISLTGQFAAVDEVLTGEENLRMIGRLSGLTVEESRSRTEELLQHFDLGAAASKRVKTYSGGMRRRLDLAISLVVSRPILFLDEPTTGLDTISRRALWEIILRLKEQGMTVFLTTQYLEEADQLADIISVINEGRVVATGTAKELKSSIGDEVIELRNGNDDLIRAVSTTGTILDIRQTLNELASKVSPDTKVSIRKPSMDDVFLALTTKEKERSLS is encoded by the coding sequence ATGAAGCTAGCCATCGAAACGAATGGTCTTCGTAAAAAGTTCGGCAAACAAATCGTATTGGACGGGATCGACCTACGAGTGCCGGCAGGCACTATATACGCTTTGCTCGGCCCTAACGGTGCCGGAAAAACAACGTTGATCAACATCTTGTCTACGTTATCTACGCCGGATGAAGGCTCCGTACGGGTGTTAGGGTACGATGTCGTGTCCGAGAAAAACGGGGTCAAGAAATCCATTAGTCTTACCGGCCAATTCGCCGCGGTTGACGAGGTACTCACCGGCGAGGAGAATCTGAGGATGATCGGCAGACTTTCGGGGCTTACGGTAGAGGAATCCCGCTCGCGGACGGAAGAACTGCTGCAGCATTTCGACCTCGGTGCCGCTGCAAGCAAGCGCGTCAAAACTTATTCGGGGGGCATGCGGCGAAGGCTCGATCTCGCCATCAGCCTCGTCGTAAGCCGTCCGATACTGTTTCTGGATGAACCGACCACGGGGCTGGATACGATAAGCCGTCGCGCGCTGTGGGAAATCATCCTCCGGTTGAAAGAGCAAGGGATGACCGTGTTTCTAACGACTCAATACTTGGAAGAAGCCGATCAACTGGCCGACATCATCTCGGTTATTAACGAAGGACGGGTCGTCGCGACAGGTACGGCTAAGGAACTGAAATCGAGTATCGGCGACGAAGTCATTGAATTGCGTAACGGAAACGACGACTTGATCCGGGCGGTTTCAACCACAGGAACTATTCTCGATATTAGACAAACGCTCAACGAATTAGCATCCAAAGTCTCTCCGGATACGAAGGTAAGCATCCGTAAACCGAGTATGGACGACGTGTTCCTCGCGCTTACGACAAAAGAAAAGGAGAGATCCCTATCATGA
- a CDS encoding ABC transporter permease, with the protein MNLSRSTTKSASFGVTNAVFIGRSLRHSLRNAEALIMAIMLPVMLMLMFSYVFGGAIDPSGNYVNYVVPGIILLCAGFGSSSTAVDVAQDMTNGIIDRFRTMPIHSLSVITGHVVASLARNLLATAVVIGVALLVGFKPSASALEWLAALGVIVLFILTFTWLFAAIGSVTGSPSAASGYGFALLFLPYLSSAFVPTSTMPSWLQGFAEHQPITPVIETIRGLLTGTPIHDNAWWAIGWCTAILLLSLVWIVAAYRRKALRK; encoded by the coding sequence ATGAACTTATCCCGTTCAACAACCAAATCGGCATCGTTCGGCGTCACGAATGCCGTCTTCATCGGCCGAAGCTTACGTCATAGCTTGCGCAACGCCGAAGCATTGATTATGGCCATCATGCTTCCCGTCATGCTCATGCTGATGTTCTCTTACGTGTTCGGCGGGGCGATCGATCCGAGCGGAAATTACGTGAACTACGTCGTTCCCGGAATTATTCTGTTGTGCGCCGGATTCGGTTCTTCCAGTACGGCAGTAGATGTCGCTCAGGACATGACGAACGGCATCATCGACCGCTTTCGGACGATGCCGATTCATAGCTTAAGCGTTATAACCGGGCATGTCGTAGCGAGTCTTGCACGCAATTTGCTGGCAACCGCGGTCGTCATCGGAGTCGCGCTGCTCGTCGGATTTAAGCCATCCGCTAGCGCGTTAGAGTGGTTGGCCGCTTTAGGAGTTATCGTCCTTTTCATCCTTACGTTTACTTGGTTGTTCGCTGCGATCGGCAGCGTCACGGGTAGTCCTTCCGCTGCCAGCGGCTACGGGTTCGCCTTGCTTTTCCTCCCCTACCTGTCCAGCGCGTTCGTCCCGACGAGCACGATGCCGTCTTGGCTGCAAGGCTTCGCGGAGCACCAACCGATCACTCCGGTCATCGAGACGATTCGCGGTCTTCTAACCGGCACGCCGATCCACGACAACGCTTGGTGGGCTATCGGCTGGTGTACGGCGATATTGTTGCTTTCGCTTGTCTGGATCGTCGCGGCATATCGTCGCAAGGCATTACGAAAGTAA
- a CDS encoding TetR/AcrR family transcriptional regulator: protein MQNNDHSDRDALNDLPNGVKLSWGLGKQPSRGPKGELSVKKIVDAAIAIADQEGLAAVSMNRVASSLGFTTMSLYRYISSKDDLLILMQDAICEVAIPPETDGSDWREQMRAYLKACTDIFCSHPWFGDLSITSIPLGPNNLQVIDWMLRTMRDFPLNDYEKMSILLLISSYARSTGIIKRDMVRAIQAGGSAEAFTGLNYSAALKQLVQPERFPSLHPIVMSGAYTGENESENTVGDDFDFGLERILDGIQHYLDIKRED, encoded by the coding sequence ATGCAGAACAACGACCACTCCGATCGCGACGCGTTAAACGATTTGCCTAATGGCGTAAAGCTGAGTTGGGGACTTGGAAAACAACCTTCGAGAGGGCCGAAAGGCGAGCTGAGCGTCAAAAAAATCGTGGACGCGGCAATCGCGATCGCCGATCAAGAAGGGCTTGCGGCCGTCTCGATGAATCGAGTCGCTTCTTCGCTCGGGTTTACGACGATGTCTCTCTACCGATATATTTCTAGCAAGGACGATCTCCTGATTCTTATGCAAGACGCCATTTGCGAAGTTGCGATTCCGCCGGAGACGGACGGGAGCGATTGGCGCGAACAAATGAGAGCTTATCTAAAAGCATGCACCGATATATTCTGCAGCCATCCTTGGTTTGGCGATCTCTCGATTACGAGTATTCCGTTGGGGCCGAACAATCTGCAAGTCATCGATTGGATGCTTAGGACGATGCGCGATTTTCCGTTGAACGACTACGAGAAAATGTCTATCCTGCTCCTGATCAGCAGTTACGCCCGGTCAACCGGAATTATCAAGAGGGATATGGTTCGGGCCATACAAGCCGGAGGAAGTGCCGAGGCATTCACCGGTTTGAACTATAGCGCGGCTCTTAAGCAATTGGTTCAACCGGAACGCTTCCCGAGCCTGCACCCGATCGTGATGTCCGGGGCTTACACGGGCGAGAACGAGAGCGAGAATACGGTCGGCGATGATTTCGATTTCGGTTTGGAGCGGATTCTGGATGGCATCCAGCATTATCTCGACATTAAGAGGGAGGATTGA
- a CDS encoding winged helix-turn-helix transcriptional regulator, which translates to MIKFKKYDYQCASEIILGLISGKWKVLILSHLSNQTFRYNELQKLMPGATQKMLTMQLRELENDGLVIRKVYAVAPPKVEYFLSPLGLSLVPMLNTLCELGSDYLKNKQT; encoded by the coding sequence GTGATTAAGTTTAAGAAATACGATTATCAATGCGCTTCGGAAATTATTCTGGGATTGATTAGCGGCAAGTGGAAAGTATTGATCTTATCCCATCTATCCAACCAAACTTTTCGTTACAACGAGCTGCAGAAATTAATGCCCGGGGCAACTCAGAAAATGTTAACGATGCAATTGCGGGAATTAGAAAACGACGGGCTCGTTATCCGGAAAGTATATGCCGTAGCCCCGCCAAAAGTCGAATATTTCCTTTCTCCGCTAGGACTAAGCTTAGTTCCGATGCTGAATACGTTGTGCGAATTAGGGTCGGACTACCTCAAAAACAAACAAACTTAA